A window of the Miscanthus floridulus cultivar M001 chromosome 14, ASM1932011v1, whole genome shotgun sequence genome harbors these coding sequences:
- the LOC136504700 gene encoding NAD(P)H-quinone oxidoreductase subunit U, chloroplastic-like: MAGVGITSPPAPHALAPAASPSASSYSTPGLRRLRLSTRLAAAGASFRARRCAAAADGGAAASEGASAVADPDAGTDVAGGAATSTRPPYSIISADNVQKAMRGLAITDADHYGRLEVTRLASTDEVKAAYEKKCEELNSKELEEEELHKEYDLIKESFTILSTEEERRLYDWSLSRSGQPERYVWPFQVDPLEMAPDPPQEPEDEFPTKLVGYFLLAWFILSVALSVTLNK; encoded by the exons atggCTGGCGTGGGCATCACCTCCCCTCCGGCGCCACACGCCTTGGCGCCCGCCGCATCTCCTTCCGCCTCCTCATACTCCACGCCAGGCCTCCGCCGTCTCCGCCTCTCTACCCGACTCGCCGCCGCCGGGGCGTCGTTCCGCGCGCGGCGGTGCGCCGCCGCTGCCGACGGTGGGGCCGCGGCCTCGGAGGGCGCCTCTGCGGTGGCGGACCCCGACGCGGGCACAGACGTTGCCGGAGGCGCCGCAACCTCCACGCGGCCGCCCTATTCTATCATCTCCGCGGATAACGTGCAGAAGGCGATGCGCGGCCTTG CAATTACAGATGCTGATCACTATGGGAGGCTTGAAGTCACCAGACTAGCTTCTACCGATGAG gtaaaggCTGCTTACGAGAAGAAGTGTGAAGAACTAAATAGCAAAGAACTAGAAGAAGAGGAGCTTCACAAGGAATATGACCTCATAAAG GAATCATTTACCATACTATCAACCGAGGAAGAACGAAGATTATATGATTGGAGCTTGTCAAGAAGTGGACAGCCTGAGCGATATGTGTGGCCATTTCAAGTTGATCCTTTGGAGATGGCACCAGATCCTCCACAG GAACCAGAAGATGAGTTTCCAACCAAGCTCGTTGGCTACTTCTTGCTGGCGTGGTTCATACTCTCTGTTGCTCTCTCAGTGACCCTCAACAAATGA
- the LOC136503906 gene encoding uncharacterized protein → MATIDHIPEILPEETPVQDREPDSLPNDPVGVEDVNVESPDPIQPDVVGASSVVPPLQIETSKKALNLLALSYSFNLGEYLDEDEVSSSATSFKEALLEETRNRLRNVLPMFEKNIADLIQDTDSMQRVLLAIKSNPSLALSRILSSLSIFEVQAPKMEKAQRNLSDCETLLVKRNFNKQEAKELTQLIDDLKNSSHRTNLELSQLEIKRAELERELENVKAAIDHRKSTLAQIPDAIKKKKQELLAKVREGKVIRSGLEDIPGSAKENKQHIVEANAIRLKVLNAIQDVFSLIQSSFMAGEDNRGKRTTEEIPKEIMPMNQHLRRMRFVVNDSLRPLPRASEPSNAASSMPALSSDSSDSYNGDDAQRFLHEWRMAQNHYAEATWENGQLEIRLGVSQAALHATEEEASVVRARLAESNSTVVALTVQLESLQLAVNVSVDTVNAWGSPIDARLQDILARVQEIILHGVHHGASVALIAVQVQTGYELHAMETGFPLGDGPKEHEDLMEEFIVAMEAIMDITSAQDVVNKVFD, encoded by the exons ATGGCGACCATCGACCACATCCCTGAG atacttcctgaggaaacaccTGTGCAAGATCGGGAGCCTGACAGTCTGCCTAATGATCCTGTTGGCGTTGAAG ATGTCAATGTTGAGAGTCCAGATCCGATTCAACCAGACGTCGTCggtgcatcatcagttgttcctcCTCTTCAGATAGAAACTTCAAAGAAG GCACTCAATCTCCTAGCTCTGAGCTATTCCTTTAATCTTGGGGAATatttagatgaagatgaagtcagTTCGTCAGCCACCTCTTTTAAGGAAGCTTTGTTAGAAGAGACTAGAAATCGGCTAAGAAATGTattgccaatgtttgagaagaatatagctgatTTGATCCAAGACACTGATTCAATGCAGAGAGTCCTCTTGGCCATCAAGAGCAATCCATCCCTAGCTCTCTCTAGAATCTTATCATCTTTGTCTATCTTTGAAGTTCAGGCCCCGAAGATGgaaaaggctcagaggaatctgtcCGATTGTGAAACTTTACTGGTCAAGAGGAActtcaacaagcaagaggctaaagagctgacaCAGTTGATTGATGATCTAAAGAATTCCTCCCATAGGACCAATCTAGAATTGTCCCAACTAGAGATCAAGCGTGCAGAACTCGAGAGGGAGCTAGAAAACGTGAAAGCTGCCATTGACCATCGCAAGTCcactctggcccaaatacctgatgccatcaaaaAGAAGAAGCAAGAACTACTGGCCAAAGTTAGAGAAGGCAAGGTCATCCGCAGCGGCCTTGAGGACATTCCTGGATCAGCCAAAGAAAATAAGCAACATATTGTAGAAGCTAATGCTATTCGGCTAAAAGTACTGAACGCAATCCAGGATGTTTTTAGCCTT atccaatcatccttcatggccggtgaggacaaccgaggcaagcgcaCAACAGAGGAGATCCCAAAGGAGatcatgccgatgaaccagcatcttcgacgcatgag gtttgttgtgaatgatagtctTCGTCCTCTCCCTAGGGCCAGTGAGCCCTCTaacgctgcatcttctatgccagcCTTGTCGTCAGATTCTTctgactcctacaatggcgaTGACGCCCAGCGtttccttcatgagtggaggatggctcagaatcATTATGCTGAGGCGACTTGGGAGAATGGCCAACTTGAGATCCGCCTTGGGGTCTCTCAGGCTGCCCTTCATGCGaccgaggaggaggccagtgtcGTTCGAGCGCGGCTGGCTGAATCTAACTCCACGGTGGTAG CCCTAACGGTGCAGTTGGAATCTCTGCAACTAGCGGTGAATGTGTCTGTGGACACCGTCAATGCTTGGGGTTCCCCCATCgatgctcgtctccaagacatcctagCCCGCGTTCAGGAGATCATCCTCCacggtgttcatcatggtgcgtCGGTGGCGTTGATCGCGGTGCAAGTCCAGACcgggtatgagctccatgccatggagaccggTTTCCCATTGGGCGACGGTCCTAAGGAACATGAGGACTTGATGGAAGAATTCATCGTAGCGAtggaggccatcatggacatcacatctgctcaggatgtggtgaacaaagtcttcgATTAG